A region of Paraburkholderia largidicola DNA encodes the following proteins:
- a CDS encoding phosphoadenylyl-sulfate reductase has translation MTSETGITAELQAKIGRLDALLDSIAQRHDKVKFASSLAAEDMLLTHAILSRNVKIGIFSLNTGRLHAETLGMIDRVRERYGYEIEQFHPLADSVDEYVAQHGLNAFYESIDLRKRCCEIRKVEPLNRALSDVGAWVTGQRREQSVTRAELHEEEQDHARNIGKYNPLADWTEADVWAYLKAFDVPVNPLHARGYPSIGCEPCTRAVRPGEDSRAGRWWWESRDTKECGLHITTIPVTVITENASPLH, from the coding sequence ATGACGAGCGAAACGGGCATCACGGCTGAACTGCAAGCGAAGATCGGACGTCTGGACGCGCTGCTCGATTCGATCGCGCAGCGTCACGACAAGGTCAAGTTCGCCAGCAGCCTCGCGGCCGAAGACATGCTGCTCACGCATGCCATTCTGTCGCGCAACGTGAAGATCGGTATTTTTTCGCTGAACACGGGCCGTCTGCATGCAGAAACGCTCGGCATGATCGACCGTGTGCGCGAGCGCTATGGCTACGAGATCGAGCAGTTTCATCCGCTGGCGGATTCCGTCGATGAATACGTCGCGCAGCATGGTCTGAACGCGTTCTACGAAAGCATCGATCTGCGCAAGCGCTGCTGCGAGATCCGCAAGGTCGAGCCGCTGAACCGCGCGCTGTCGGACGTGGGCGCGTGGGTGACGGGCCAGCGCCGCGAGCAGTCGGTGACGCGCGCAGAACTGCACGAGGAAGAGCAGGATCACGCCCGCAATATCGGCAAGTACAACCCGCTCGCCGACTGGACGGAAGCCGATGTCTGGGCCTACCTGAAAGCGTTCGACGTGCCCGTAAATCCGCTGCATGCGCGCGGCTATCCGAGCATCGGCTGTGAGCCGTGTACGCGCGCCGTGCGCCCCGGCGAAGACAGCCGGGCAGGGCGCTGGTGGTGGGAGTCGCGCGATACGAAGGAATGCGGGCTGCACATC
- a CDS encoding nitrite/sulfite reductase has protein sequence MYQYDQYDQTIVDERVAQYADQVRRRLSGELSEEEFRPLRLQNGLYMQRHAYMHRIAIPYGNLRSDQLRMLATIAREHDRGYGHFSTRSNIQYNWIQLEETPEILRKLASVQMHGIQTSGNCIRNITADQFAGVAPDEIVDPRPWAEIMRQWSTFHPEFAWLPRKFKIAVSGTKEDRAAVQIHDLGVYLKKNDAGEVVASILAGGGLGRTPIIGAIIKEDLPWQHLLTYCEAVLRVYNRYGRRDNLYKARIKILVKALSPAKFAQQVEEEWQHLKDGPSTLTETEVARVSQYFQPPVYEKLPDTDASFEKHLLESKPFARWVERNVRPHRVSGYSSVTISLKPRDIAPGDATDKQMDAVADWAEEYSLGEIRVSHEQNLILANVKKRDLYALWEKAKAQGFATPNIGLLTDIIACPGGDFCSLANAKSIPIAQAIQERFDNADFVYDLGDLSLNISGCMNSCGHHHVGNIGVLGVDKDGSEWYQVSLGGEQGTGHDGAKLGRVIGPSFSAEEMPDVVSKVIDTFVEHRIDGERFIDTYNRIGLAPFKERVYASRQPAHA, from the coding sequence ATGTACCAATACGATCAGTACGACCAGACCATCGTCGACGAACGCGTCGCGCAGTATGCCGACCAGGTTCGCCGCCGCCTGTCGGGCGAATTGAGCGAAGAAGAATTCCGCCCGCTGCGCCTGCAGAACGGCCTGTACATGCAGCGCCACGCATACATGCACCGCATCGCGATTCCTTACGGCAACCTGCGCAGCGACCAGTTGCGCATGCTGGCGACGATCGCGCGCGAGCACGACCGCGGCTACGGCCATTTCTCGACGCGCTCGAACATCCAGTACAACTGGATCCAGCTCGAAGAAACGCCTGAAATCCTGCGCAAGCTCGCGTCCGTCCAGATGCACGGCATCCAGACGTCGGGCAACTGTATCCGCAACATCACGGCCGATCAGTTCGCGGGCGTCGCGCCCGACGAAATCGTCGATCCGCGTCCGTGGGCGGAAATCATGCGCCAATGGTCGACGTTCCACCCCGAATTCGCGTGGCTGCCCCGCAAGTTCAAGATCGCCGTGTCGGGTACGAAGGAAGACCGCGCAGCCGTGCAGATCCACGATCTCGGCGTCTATCTGAAGAAGAACGACGCGGGTGAAGTGGTCGCCAGCATCCTCGCGGGCGGCGGTCTGGGTCGCACCCCGATCATCGGCGCGATCATCAAGGAAGACCTGCCCTGGCAGCATCTGCTGACGTACTGCGAAGCCGTGCTGCGCGTGTACAACCGCTACGGCCGCCGCGACAACCTGTATAAGGCGCGCATCAAGATTCTCGTGAAGGCGCTGTCGCCCGCGAAGTTCGCGCAGCAGGTAGAGGAAGAGTGGCAACACCTGAAGGACGGCCCGTCGACGCTGACGGAAACGGAAGTCGCGCGCGTGTCGCAGTACTTCCAGCCGCCTGTCTATGAAAAGCTGCCGGACACCGACGCTTCGTTCGAAAAGCATCTGCTCGAAAGCAAGCCGTTCGCACGCTGGGTGGAGCGCAATGTGCGCCCGCACCGCGTGTCGGGCTATTCGTCGGTGACGATCTCGCTGAAGCCGCGCGACATCGCGCCTGGCGACGCAACCGACAAGCAGATGGACGCCGTCGCTGATTGGGCCGAGGAATACTCGCTCGGCGAAATCCGCGTGTCGCACGAACAGAACCTGATTCTCGCGAACGTCAAGAAGCGCGATCTGTACGCGCTGTGGGAAAAGGCCAAGGCGCAAGGTTTCGCGACGCCGAACATCGGTCTCTTGACCGACATCATCGCGTGCCCGGGCGGCGATTTCTGCTCACTGGCCAACGCGAAGTCGATTCCGATTGCACAGGCAATCCAGGAACGCTTCGACAACGCTGACTTCGTATACGACCTGGGCGACCTGTCGCTGAACATTTCGGGCTGCATGAACTCGTGCGGTCACCATCACGTCGGCAACATCGGCGTGCTGGGCGTCGACAAGGACGGCTCCGAGTGGTACCAGGTGTCGCTCGGCGGCGAGCAGGGCACGGGTCATGACGGCGCGAAGCTCGGCCGCGTAATCGGTCCGTCGTTCTCGGCGGAAGAAATGCCGGACGTGGTGTCGAAGGTGATCGATACGTTCGTCGAGCATCGCATCGACGGCGAACGCTTCATCGACACGTACAACCGCATCGGACTCGCGCCGTTCAAGGAACGCGTGTACGCATCGCGTCAGCCGGCTCACGCGTAA
- a CDS encoding ABC transporter substrate-binding protein has protein sequence MSSHKNKIKRTLMRAAAIGALFVAAAAHADIKVGIDLSSTGPAATIGITSKNAMLMWPKTIAGQNAQYIILDDGSDPGNAVRNIRKLINEDHVDVIVGPNITPAAMAALDPVAESQTPMITLIGSASVVEPQEGKKVWAFKMAQTDSAMADVMTRYMANHNIKTVGFIGFADSYGDSWLNEFTKFAALRHIQVVATERFNRTDASVTGQVLKLIAAKPDAVLIAGAGTPTVLPQRTLVERGYKGAIYQTHGIATPEFIKLGGKDVEGTLFPTQPVVVARTLPADHPAKKAALAFVNAYEAQYGPNTVTQFAGDAAGVYPRLQDAVARALKTAQPGTPEFRAALRTELEHAHELVVPNGVVNTSAKDHVGLDQRASVMGIIKGGKFTYLSQ, from the coding sequence ATGTCGTCGCACAAGAACAAAATCAAACGCACCCTGATGCGTGCCGCCGCGATCGGCGCGCTGTTTGTCGCCGCTGCCGCGCACGCGGACATCAAGGTCGGCATCGACCTGTCGAGCACGGGCCCTGCCGCCACGATCGGCATCACCAGCAAGAATGCGATGCTGATGTGGCCGAAGACGATTGCGGGCCAGAACGCGCAATACATCATCCTCGACGACGGCTCTGATCCGGGCAACGCCGTGCGCAACATCCGCAAGCTGATCAATGAAGATCACGTCGATGTGATCGTCGGGCCCAACATCACGCCCGCCGCGATGGCCGCGCTCGATCCCGTCGCCGAGAGCCAGACGCCGATGATCACGTTGATCGGCTCGGCGAGCGTCGTCGAACCGCAGGAAGGCAAGAAAGTCTGGGCATTCAAGATGGCGCAGACGGACAGCGCGATGGCCGACGTGATGACGCGCTACATGGCGAATCACAACATCAAGACGGTCGGCTTCATCGGCTTCGCGGACAGTTATGGCGATAGCTGGCTCAACGAGTTCACGAAGTTCGCCGCCCTGCGCCACATTCAGGTGGTCGCGACCGAGCGCTTCAATCGCACCGACGCGAGCGTCACCGGCCAGGTCCTGAAGCTGATCGCAGCGAAGCCCGATGCCGTGCTGATCGCCGGCGCTGGCACGCCGACCGTGTTGCCGCAGCGCACGCTCGTCGAGCGCGGCTACAAGGGCGCGATCTATCAGACGCACGGCATTGCGACGCCGGAGTTCATCAAGCTGGGCGGCAAGGACGTCGAAGGCACGCTGTTCCCGACACAGCCCGTGGTGGTGGCGCGCACGCTGCCTGCCGATCATCCTGCGAAGAAGGCGGCGCTTGCCTTCGTCAACGCGTATGAGGCGCAGTATGGGCCGAACACGGTGACGCAGTTCGCAGGCGATGCGGCAGGTGTGTATCCGCGTTTGCAGGACGCCGTCGCCCGCGCGTTGAAGACGGCGCAGCCGGGCACGCCCGAGTTTCGCGCGGCACTGCGCACGGAACTCGAACACGCGCATGAACTGGTGGTGCCGAACGGCGTCGTGAATACGAGCGCGAAGGATCACGTCGGGCTCGATCAGCGGGCCAGCGTGATGGGGATCATCAAGGGTGGGAAGTTTACTTACTTGAGCCAGTGA
- a CDS encoding DUF934 domain-containing protein, with protein sequence MASIIKDRAIVNDDFTVIRAAEDGTLPAVDALPAGKIIVPFALWQASRDELTASRSAQELGVWLAPDSEPADIVADFDKLALIAVDFPVFRDGRGYSTARLLRERYGYKGEIRAIGDVLRDQLRFYERCGFNAYALREDKDIHDALKAFTEFTVQYQGAFDDPSPLFRHREAAAAAQKASV encoded by the coding sequence ATGGCATCGATTATCAAGGACCGCGCAATCGTCAACGACGACTTCACGGTAATCCGCGCAGCCGAAGACGGCACGTTGCCCGCGGTCGACGCATTGCCCGCAGGCAAGATCATTGTTCCGTTCGCGTTGTGGCAGGCGTCGCGTGACGAATTGACGGCGTCGCGCAGCGCGCAGGAACTCGGCGTGTGGCTCGCGCCGGACAGCGAACCCGCCGACATCGTCGCGGACTTCGACAAGCTCGCGCTGATCGCCGTGGACTTCCCGGTGTTCCGCGATGGCCGTGGCTACAGCACCGCGCGTCTGTTGCGCGAGCGCTATGGTTACAAGGGCGAGATTCGCGCGATCGGCGACGTGTTGCGCGACCAGTTGCGCTTTTACGAGCGTTGCGGCTTCAATGCGTATGCGCTGCGCGAAGACAAGGACATCCACGACGCGCTGAAGGCGTTCACCGAATTCACTGTCCAGTATCAAGGTGCATTCGACGATCCTTCGCCACTCTTTCGCCATCGCGAAGCGGCCGCTGCCGCACAGAAGGCGTCGGTATGA
- a CDS encoding Gfo/Idh/MocA family protein produces the protein MTRRLRLGMVGGGQGAFIGAVHRIAARLDDRFELVAAALSSDPQRAQASADEIGVARSYASWDEMARAEAVRDDGIDAVSIVTPNHLHAPVATAFLDAGIHVICDKPLAMTLDEGEALATLARDKNRLFALTHTYSGYPMMRHARELVEAGELGEVRVVQVEYAQDWLAKPIELTGENRQAVWRTDPKQAGRAGCLGDIGTHAYHLAAFATGMLPVEIAAELHTFVEGRQVDDHIQAMLRYGNGARGMLWASQVASGAENALRLRVYGTRAGLAFDQENPNELLFTPLGGATQRLTRGRVDSDVARHATRVPPGHPEGYLEAFAQLYKDAALQIEAIDAGLPLPPESRLLTTVEDGVAGLRFIDAVFNSNAQLAYTRVKNG, from the coding sequence ATGACACGAAGACTCAGGCTGGGTATGGTCGGCGGCGGGCAGGGCGCGTTTATCGGCGCGGTGCATCGGATCGCGGCGCGTCTCGACGATCGCTTCGAACTGGTGGCGGCGGCGCTGTCATCCGACCCGCAGCGCGCGCAGGCAAGCGCTGACGAAATCGGCGTCGCGCGCAGTTACGCGAGCTGGGACGAGATGGCGCGCGCCGAAGCCGTGCGCGACGACGGCATCGACGCCGTGTCGATCGTCACGCCGAACCATCTGCATGCGCCCGTCGCGACGGCGTTCCTCGATGCCGGCATCCACGTGATCTGTGACAAGCCGCTCGCGATGACGCTCGACGAAGGCGAAGCGCTCGCGACTCTCGCGCGCGACAAGAACCGGCTTTTTGCGCTGACGCACACCTATTCGGGTTATCCGATGATGCGCCATGCGCGTGAGCTGGTCGAAGCGGGTGAACTGGGCGAGGTGCGCGTCGTGCAGGTCGAGTACGCGCAGGACTGGCTCGCGAAGCCGATCGAACTGACAGGCGAGAACCGCCAGGCGGTGTGGCGCACCGACCCGAAGCAGGCCGGGCGCGCCGGATGTCTTGGCGATATCGGCACGCACGCGTATCACCTTGCGGCGTTTGCGACGGGCATGCTGCCTGTCGAGATCGCCGCTGAATTACATACGTTCGTCGAAGGGCGTCAGGTCGACGATCATATTCAGGCGATGCTGCGCTATGGCAATGGCGCGCGCGGCATGCTGTGGGCGAGCCAGGTGGCGAGCGGGGCGGAGAACGCGCTGCGTCTGCGCGTCTATGGGACCAGGGCCGGCCTTGCGTTCGATCAGGAGAACCCGAACGAACTGCTGTTCACGCCCTTAGGCGGCGCGACGCAACGGCTGACGCGCGGGCGTGTCGATAGCGACGTGGCGCGGCACGCGACGCGCGTGCCGCCTGGACATCCCGAGGGTTATCTCGAAGCGTTCGCGCAGCTCTACAAGGATGCGGCGCTGCAGATCGAGGCAATCGACGCGGGCTTGCCTCTGCCGCCCGAGAGCCGTTTGCTGACGACCGTCGAAGACGGCGTCGCGGGGCTGCGTTTCATCGATGCGGTTTTCAACAGCAACGCACAGCTTGCTTACACGCGCGTGAAGAACGGCTGA
- a CDS encoding substrate-binding domain-containing protein — protein MKQIIRAVSAGMLALGILGLGTGTAQADEKVILGVAIPTADHGFTGGIVWWANKAKTDLEKAHPDLKVIVKTAANAPEQANQLQDLVTVNKINALVIFPYESASLTQPVAQVKKKGVYVTVVDRGLTDTSAQDAYVAGDNTAFGKIPAEYLAKALDGKGDIVALRGIPTTLDNERWTAFTGVLKAYPNIKILDAKYANWNRDDAFKVMQDYLTRFKHIDAVWAADDDMAVGVIKAIDQAKRTDIKIVFGGAGSKGMVKNVMDGAPLIKADVSYSPKFIYDAIKLTAEARLKGDKLPATTIIPSVLITKENAKEFYFPDSPF, from the coding sequence ATGAAGCAGATCATTCGAGCGGTTAGCGCCGGGATGCTGGCGCTGGGCATATTGGGCCTGGGCACAGGCACCGCGCAAGCCGATGAAAAAGTCATACTCGGCGTAGCCATCCCCACAGCCGATCACGGCTTCACAGGCGGCATCGTCTGGTGGGCGAACAAGGCCAAAACCGATCTGGAAAAAGCGCATCCAGACCTGAAAGTGATCGTCAAAACCGCCGCCAACGCGCCGGAACAGGCGAACCAGCTGCAAGACCTCGTCACGGTCAACAAGATCAACGCGCTGGTGATCTTCCCGTACGAATCCGCATCGCTCACCCAACCCGTCGCGCAGGTGAAGAAAAAAGGCGTCTACGTAACGGTAGTGGACCGCGGCCTCACCGACACGAGCGCGCAAGACGCCTACGTCGCCGGCGACAACACCGCCTTCGGCAAGATCCCCGCCGAATACCTGGCGAAAGCACTCGACGGCAAAGGCGACATCGTCGCGCTGCGCGGCATTCCCACGACGCTCGACAACGAACGCTGGACAGCCTTCACAGGCGTCCTGAAGGCCTATCCGAACATCAAGATCCTCGATGCCAAGTACGCAAACTGGAACCGCGACGACGCATTCAAGGTGATGCAGGATTACCTCACGCGCTTCAAGCACATCGACGCCGTCTGGGCCGCCGACGACGACATGGCCGTCGGCGTGATCAAGGCGATCGATCAGGCCAAGCGCACCGACATCAAGATCGTGTTCGGCGGCGCAGGCTCGAAAGGCATGGTGAAGAACGTGATGGACGGCGCGCCGCTCATCAAGGCCGATGTGTCGTACTCGCCGAAGTTCATCTACGACGCAATCAAGCTGACGGCGGAAGCGCGCCTCAAGGGCGACAAGCTGCCCGCCACGACGATCATTCCTTCCGTGCTGATCACGAAGGAGAACGCGAAGGAATTCTACTTCCCGGATTCGCCGTTCTGA
- a CDS encoding sugar phosphate isomerase/epimerase family protein, with amino-acid sequence MKTIKGPAIFLAQFMGDKVPFDNLAHLAGWAASLGFKGIQVPADPRLVDLEQAASSQAYCDDLLGVVADAGVTITELSTHLQGQLVAVHPAYDVLFDGFAAPHVRGNPAARTEWAVQQMKWAAKASQRLGLNTHVSFSGALAWPYLYPWPQRPAGLVEAAFDELARRWTPILDAFDEAGVDVCYELHPGEDLHDGVTFERFLAAVKDHKRANILFDPSHYVLQQLDYLAFIDIYHERIKAFHVKDAEFRPNGRQGVYGGYSGWVERAGRFRSLGDGQIDFGAIFSKMAQYDFPGWAVLEWECALKHPEDGAREGAEFIKRHIIRVADHAFDDFAGSGADDAQLKRVLGL; translated from the coding sequence ATGAAAACGATCAAAGGTCCGGCGATCTTTCTCGCGCAGTTCATGGGCGACAAGGTGCCGTTCGACAACCTCGCGCATCTCGCGGGATGGGCCGCGAGTCTCGGCTTCAAAGGCATTCAGGTGCCCGCCGATCCCCGCCTCGTCGATCTCGAACAGGCGGCGTCGAGCCAGGCCTATTGCGACGATCTGCTCGGTGTCGTCGCCGATGCGGGCGTCACGATCACCGAACTGTCGACGCATCTGCAAGGACAACTCGTCGCCGTGCACCCCGCGTATGACGTGCTGTTCGACGGCTTCGCCGCGCCGCACGTGCGCGGCAATCCCGCCGCGCGCACCGAGTGGGCCGTGCAGCAGATGAAGTGGGCCGCCAAGGCATCGCAACGTCTCGGTCTGAACACGCACGTGTCGTTTTCAGGCGCGCTCGCGTGGCCGTATCTCTATCCATGGCCGCAGCGTCCCGCCGGTCTCGTCGAAGCGGCCTTCGACGAACTCGCGCGCCGCTGGACGCCAATTCTCGATGCGTTCGACGAAGCAGGCGTCGATGTCTGCTACGAACTGCATCCGGGCGAAGACCTGCACGACGGCGTGACGTTCGAACGCTTTCTTGCCGCCGTGAAGGATCACAAGCGCGCGAATATCCTGTTCGATCCGAGTCACTACGTCTTGCAGCAACTGGACTATCTGGCGTTCATCGATATCTATCACGAGCGCATCAAGGCCTTTCACGTGAAGGATGCCGAGTTTCGTCCGAATGGGCGGCAGGGCGTGTACGGCGGCTATAGCGGCTGGGTCGAGCGCGCGGGGCGGTTTCGCTCATTGGGCGACGGGCAGATCGACTTCGGCGCGATCTTCTCGAAGATGGCGCAATACGATTTTCCGGGCTGGGCCGTGCTCGAATGGGAGTGCGCGTTGAAGCATCCCGAAGACGGCGCGCGCGAAGGCGCCGAGTTCATCAAGCGGCACATCATTCGCGTGGCCGACCATGCATTCGACGACTTCGCGGGCAGCGGCGCGGACGACGCGCAACTGAAACGCGTGCTCGGCCTCTGA
- a CDS encoding CysB family HTH-type transcriptional regulator, whose translation MNLHQFRFVREAVRQNFNLTEAAKALYTSQPGVSKAIIELEDELGVEIFTRHGKRVRSLTEPGRIILASVERILQEVESLKRVGKDYAAQDQGNLVIAATHTQARYSLPAAIAEFKKRFPKVHLSILQGSPTQVAELVLHDQADVAIATEAISTYKELVSLPCFTWHHLAVMPADHPLLERKQLSLDDLTQYPLITYDNAFAGRTKINEAFRLRGLHPDIVLEAIDADVIKTYVELGLGVGIMADIAFNAERDRHLRAMPVGHLFGSNVTRVALKQGAYLRSYVYTLVELLSPNMNRKLIEQALKGDHETYEL comes from the coding sequence ATGAACCTGCATCAGTTCCGCTTCGTGCGCGAGGCCGTCCGCCAGAACTTCAACCTGACGGAAGCCGCCAAGGCGCTGTATACAAGCCAGCCGGGCGTCTCGAAGGCGATCATCGAGCTGGAAGATGAGCTGGGCGTCGAAATCTTCACGCGGCACGGCAAACGCGTGCGCTCGCTGACGGAACCGGGCCGGATCATTCTGGCGTCCGTGGAGCGGATTCTTCAGGAGGTTGAGAGCCTGAAGCGCGTCGGTAAAGATTACGCGGCGCAGGATCAGGGCAATCTCGTGATCGCCGCGACGCACACCCAGGCGCGCTACTCGCTGCCCGCCGCCATCGCCGAATTCAAGAAGCGGTTTCCGAAGGTCCACCTTTCGATTCTGCAAGGCAGCCCGACCCAGGTCGCCGAGCTGGTTCTGCACGACCAGGCGGACGTCGCCATCGCGACGGAGGCGATCTCGACCTATAAGGAACTGGTGTCGCTGCCGTGCTTCACCTGGCACCATCTCGCCGTGATGCCCGCCGACCATCCGCTGCTGGAGCGCAAGCAGCTGTCGCTGGACGACCTCACGCAGTATCCGCTGATTACGTACGACAACGCGTTCGCCGGCCGCACCAAGATCAACGAAGCGTTCCGCCTGCGCGGCCTGCATCCCGACATCGTCCTCGAAGCGATCGACGCGGACGTGATCAAGACCTACGTCGAACTGGGACTGGGCGTCGGCATCATGGCCGACATCGCGTTCAATGCGGAGCGCGACCGCCATCTGCGCGCGATGCCCGTCGGGCATCTGTTCGGCAGCAACGTGACGCGCGTCGCGCTCAAGCAGGGCGCGTATCTGCGCAGCTATGTGTATACGCTCGTCGAACTGCTGTCGCCGAACATGAACCGCAAGCTGATCGAGCAGGCGCTCAAGGGCGATCACGAAACGTACGAGCTTTGA
- a CDS encoding ABC transporter permease, whose translation MRPAHTDTAPAGRAMRIAHRLHGLGPVLGLIVLCIAGTLLNRDFATVDNMMNVLTRTSFIGIIAVGMTFVIISGGIDLSVGSMAALIAGSMIWLMNALAAAPGGHAFAPLTIVLIGIASAFVLGGAFGCAHGLLITKGRIEPFIVTLGSLGIFRAVLTWLADGGALTLDNNLSDLYGPVYYASLFGVPVPIWVFLVVAAGGALILNRTAFGRHVQAIGSNEQVARYAAIRVDTVKVVTYVLLGVCVGVATVLYVPRLGSATPTTGLLWELEAIAAVVVGGTALKGGEGRVVGTVIGAILLSVIANILNLTSIISVYLNAAVQGIVIIVVAFLQRGRR comes from the coding sequence ATGCGACCGGCACACACTGACACCGCGCCGGCAGGGCGCGCGATGCGGATCGCGCATCGTTTGCACGGGCTTGGGCCCGTGCTGGGCCTGATCGTGCTGTGCATTGCGGGGACGCTGCTCAATCGCGATTTCGCGACTGTCGACAACATGATGAACGTGCTGACGCGCACGTCGTTCATCGGGATCATCGCCGTCGGCATGACGTTTGTGATCATTTCGGGTGGGATCGATCTTTCTGTTGGGTCGATGGCCGCGTTGATCGCGGGCAGCATGATCTGGTTGATGAATGCGCTTGCCGCTGCGCCGGGCGGTCATGCGTTTGCGCCGCTGACGATCGTGCTGATCGGGATTGCGAGTGCGTTCGTGCTGGGCGGTGCGTTTGGATGCGCGCATGGGTTGTTGATCACGAAAGGGCGGATCGAGCCTTTTATCGTGACGCTGGGGTCGCTGGGTATTTTTCGCGCCGTTTTGACGTGGCTTGCCGATGGTGGTGCCTTGACGCTCGATAACAATCTTTCCGATCTCTACGGGCCTGTTTATTACGCGAGTCTGTTCGGGGTGCCTGTGCCGATCTGGGTGTTTCTCGTCGTCGCGGCGGGCGGCGCGCTGATTCTTAATCGCACGGCGTTTGGGCGTCATGTGCAGGCGATTGGTTCGAATGAACAGGTTGCGCGGTATGCCGCGATTCGCGTTGATACGGTGAAGGTTGTTACTTATGTGTTGCTTGGAGTTTGTGTCGGTGTGGCGACGGTTTTGTATGTGCCGAGGCTTGGGTCGGCGACGCCCACTACCGGGCTCTTATGGGAACTGGAGGCGATTGCCGCTGTTGTGGTCGGCGGGACCGCGCTCAAAGGCGGTGAAGGGCGAGTAGTGGGCACCGTGATCGGAGCGATTCTGCTTTCTGTGATTGCCAATATCCTTAATCTCACTAGCATTATTAGCGTGTACTTGAATGCTGCTGTGCAGGGGATTGTGATTATTGTGGTTGCGTTTTTGCAGCGCGGGCGGAGGTGA